One genomic segment of Nonomuraea coxensis DSM 45129 includes these proteins:
- a CDS encoding ABC transporter permease subunit, whose translation MNGPLISKSLRDHRGVTFWWTVGISAFMALYLGVYGSVKASPETYGPAMIAKFPGPLRDLMGGLADMTSGVGYLQTAVYQLFVPMLFIACATLLANRALAGPEENGTLELVLTLPVDRRRLVLARLAALTLQLLAVAAVTLLAAWTMSVVVDNGVPFGRILAGHLGVLLLGLFYGTVALTVGAVTGRRLVASAVVGVWVAAGYMVVTVGRSWDAISWLKWVSPFHYYAEGRPLYEGVPVGDYLVLAGATAALALTAVLAFDRRDVGV comes from the coding sequence ATGAACGGCCCGCTGATCAGCAAGAGCCTGCGTGACCACCGCGGCGTCACGTTCTGGTGGACCGTCGGCATCAGCGCCTTCATGGCGCTCTACCTCGGCGTCTACGGGAGCGTCAAGGCGAGCCCGGAGACGTACGGGCCCGCGATGATCGCCAAGTTCCCCGGCCCGCTGCGCGACCTCATGGGCGGCCTCGCGGACATGACCTCCGGCGTCGGCTACCTCCAGACGGCCGTCTACCAGCTCTTCGTCCCCATGCTGTTCATCGCGTGCGCGACGCTGCTCGCCAACCGGGCGCTCGCCGGGCCCGAGGAGAACGGGACCCTGGAGCTCGTCCTCACCCTGCCGGTGGACCGCAGGCGGCTCGTGCTCGCCAGGCTCGCCGCGCTGACGCTCCAGCTGCTCGCGGTGGCGGCCGTGACGCTGCTGGCCGCCTGGACGATGAGCGTCGTGGTGGACAACGGGGTGCCGTTCGGCCGCATCCTCGCCGGGCACCTCGGCGTGCTGCTGCTCGGCCTGTTCTACGGCACCGTGGCCCTCACCGTGGGCGCGGTCACCGGGCGGCGGCTCGTCGCCTCCGCCGTGGTCGGGGTGTGGGTCGCGGCCGGCTACATGGTCGTCACCGTCGGACGCTCCTGGGACGCGATCTCCTGGCTCAAGTGGGTCTCGCCGTTCCACTACTACGCGGAAGGGCGACCCCTCTATGAGGGGGTGCCGGTGGGGGACTACCTTGTGCTGGCGGGAGCGACGGCCGCGCTCGCGCTCACCGCGGTGCTCGCCTTCGACCGGCGCGACGTAGGAGTGTGA
- a CDS encoding PucR family transcriptional regulator, whose product MTPPPLPATPSGDPSTPGVEAPGTDGPGMSAPRAPGAGPSGGRDGLLDGCRRILAEAAGTGRAPDRRALDACRAAGARAAELGVPLRSLVDDALAAAEGLPPVLPALRRAVSALMEGYEQAQRAAIRDEEAARREFVDDLLQGRAERLAERAEHFGLRLAESYVVAVAGNLPPTTLDRDRDAVERALVTRFGSHNVLVAARDDLLVCVAPATLPAAVGEFTHHVRARFTAGWRVGLGRAHRGPGGVVTSYREAAQALELADALSLTIDVVRAADLLVFPVLLRDRSAIEDLVTSVLSPLLEARGGHEPLLETLEAIFASHGNQTAAARRLRLSPRAVTYRLERIRRLTGFSPDDPTQRFTLETAVLGARLLDWPNNFRRPAGAR is encoded by the coding sequence ATGACCCCCCCGCCCCTGCCCGCCACCCCTTCCGGCGACCCGTCCACCCCAGGCGTCGAGGCCCCGGGAACGGACGGGCCGGGAATGTCCGCGCCCCGTGCCCCCGGCGCGGGGCCGTCCGGAGGGCGGGACGGGTTGCTCGACGGGTGCCGGCGGATCCTGGCCGAGGCCGCGGGGACGGGGCGGGCGCCCGACCGGCGGGCGCTCGACGCGTGCCGCGCCGCCGGGGCGCGGGCCGCCGAGCTGGGCGTGCCGCTGCGCTCGCTCGTGGACGACGCCCTGGCCGCCGCCGAGGGCCTCCCGCCGGTCCTGCCCGCCCTGCGCCGCGCCGTCTCCGCCCTCATGGAGGGGTACGAACAGGCCCAGCGCGCCGCGATCAGGGACGAGGAGGCGGCCCGCAGGGAGTTCGTGGACGACCTGCTCCAGGGCCGGGCAGAACGCCTGGCCGAACGCGCCGAGCACTTCGGCCTGCGCCTCGCCGAGTCGTACGTCGTCGCCGTGGCCGGCAACCTCCCGCCCACGACCCTCGACAGGGACCGGGACGCCGTCGAACGCGCCCTCGTCACCCGCTTCGGCTCGCACAACGTCCTGGTCGCCGCCCGCGACGACCTCCTGGTGTGCGTGGCCCCCGCCACGCTGCCGGCCGCCGTCGGCGAGTTCACCCACCACGTACGCGCCCGCTTCACCGCCGGCTGGCGGGTCGGCCTGGGCCGGGCCCACCGCGGCCCCGGCGGCGTCGTCACCTCCTACCGCGAGGCCGCCCAGGCACTGGAGCTGGCCGACGCCCTGTCACTCACGATCGACGTCGTACGGGCCGCCGACCTGCTGGTCTTCCCCGTCCTGCTGCGCGACCGCAGCGCCATCGAGGACCTGGTGACCAGCGTCCTCAGCCCGCTGCTGGAGGCGCGCGGCGGGCACGAGCCGCTGCTGGAGACGCTGGAGGCCATCTTCGCCTCCCACGGCAACCAGACGGCCGCCGCCCGGCGGCTGCGGCTGAGCCCGCGCGCGGTGACGTACCGGCTGGAGCGCATCCGCCGCCTCACCGGCTTCTCCCCGGACGACCCCACCCAGCGCTTCACCCTGGAGACCGCCGTCCTGGGCGCCCGCCTCCTCGACTGGCCGAACAACTTCCGCCGCCCCGCGGGCGCCCGCTAG